The Glycine soja cultivar W05 chromosome 6, ASM419377v2, whole genome shotgun sequence genome has a window encoding:
- the LOC114414185 gene encoding protein ULTRAPETALA 2-like: MEIKKEFNNFTQGENCRRELNGNNGGSSKRRKQFRVGDDGKILFDEEELKMILGFNRGEDYIEVLCGTTNKVYGDYVGRLKINNNGEYFITCECCPGCPLVNVTPEAFEKHALKEGTGRWKSNIWVHCEDEDRVPLWKTPLTKYYTHQANVANWKDTAMRKRNFHRDEFLHCTSCRKECRFRLKSRPDIKNYHEALNNKSWTCSLWPYHKITCDDDEERPSLRASRGCSRSSTCQGCSTCYCEGCIKCRFEDCNRQECRDFMLYAEP; this comes from the exons ATGGAGATAAAGAAAGAATTCAACAATTTTACTCAAG GAGAAAATTGCCGACGAGAACTCAACGGGAACAATGGAG GGTCATCAAAACGAAGAAAACAGTTTAGGGTTGGAGATGATGGTAAGATATTGTTTGACGAAGAAGAGCTCAAAATGATCCTCGGTTTCAACAGAGGTGAAGACTATATTGAGGTTCTTTGTGGCACTACAAACAAAGTATATGGAGATTATGTTGGGAGGCTAAAAATCAATAACAATGGTGAATATTTTATCACTTGTGAGTGCTGCCCTGGGTGTCCCTTGG TGAATGTGACTCCAGAAGCGTTTGAGAAGCATGCTTTGAAAGAAGGGACTGGAAGGTGGAAGAGCAACATCTGGGTTCATTGTGAAGATGAAGATAGAGTTCCACTCTGGAAGACACCTCTGACGAAATATTACACACACCAGGCAAATGTGGCTAACTGGAAAGACACTGCAATGAGGAAACGAAACTTTCACAGGGATGAGTTCCTACATTGCACGAGTTGCAGGAAGGAGTGCAGGTTCCGTCTCAAGAGCAGACCAGATATTAAGAACTACCATGAAGCTTTGAACAACAAATCCTGGACTTGTTCTCTTTGGCCTTACCATAA aatAACCTGCGATGATGATGAAGAGAGACCAAGTCTGAGAGCAAGCAGGGGCTGTTCTCGTTCATCAACTTGCCAAGGCTGCTCAACTTGTTACTGCGAAGGGTGCATCAAGTGCCGCTTTGAGGATTGCAATCGCCAAGAATGCAGAGACTTTATGCTTTATGCTGAACCTTAA